In the genome of Denticeps clupeoides chromosome 13, fDenClu1.1, whole genome shotgun sequence, one region contains:
- the tmem120ab gene encoding transmembrane protein 120A-like, producing MVYGVDSPALILWPQTKSRANQSAPQHPNQQHDGRWSDRGTNSLLISHTNSTGFPATMSAGIRNVFRDWEGLDREFQQIQETHRVYMQKLDDVSKLQLSFAADIKRHGKNQKDLSRLMEKSRKGLSEEDAKKVDMIKSQMKEWPRALLEMEAFLPKKNGLYLSLVLGSVNVNLPSKSSKGAYKDEYEQFKLYVTVVLLVLASLCLFALSYRFVDALLNFLLVWFYCTLTIRESILISNGSRIKGWWVVHHYVATFLSGVMLTWPDGNSYQMFRNQFLSYSMYQSFLQFLQYYYQSGCLYRLRALGQRHNLDLTVEGFQSWMWRGLTFLLPFLFFGHFWQLYNGVSLIVISRGSDCVEWQVSVAAVCFVLLFLGNFSTTLAVVRHKLQSQKKPKSP from the exons ATGGTGTATGGTGTCGACAGCCCAGCGCTGATTTTATGGCCCCAAACAAAGTCCAGGGCCAACCAGTCAGCTCCACAGCACCCTAATCAGCAGCATGATGGACGCTGGTCAGACAGAGGGACCAACTCCCTTTTAATATCCCACACAAACTCCACCGGATTCCCAGCAACAATGTCTGCAGGCATAAGAAACGTGTTCCGAGATTGGGAGGGACTGGACAGAGAGTTCCAGCAGATCCAG gaaaCTCACAGAGTTTACATGCAGAAGCTGGATGACGTCTCTAAACTGCAGCTGAGCTTTGCGGCAGACATCAAACGACATGGGAAAAATCAGAAGGACCTGAGTCGCTTGATGGAAAA GTCGAGGAAGGGACTTTCAGAAGAAGACGCCAAAAAAGTGGACATGATCAAATCCCAGATGAAGGAGTGGCCGAGGGCTTTACTAGAAATGGAAGCGTTCCTTCCAAAGAAGAATGG CTTGTACCTCAGCCTGGTTCTCGGGAGCGTAAATGTCAACCTCCCTAGCAAGTCGTCCAA gggGGCCTACAAAGACGAATATGAGCAGTTCAAGCTGTACGTGACGGTGGTCCTGCTGGTCCTGGCATCTCTGTGTCTGTTTGCGCTGAGCTACAG GTTCGTTGATGCACTGCTGAACTTCCTGCTGGTCTGGTTCTACTGCACCCTCACCATTCGAGAGAGCATACTGATCAGCAATGGCtccag GATTAAGGGCTGGTGGGTCGTCCATCACTATGTCGCCACGTTCTTGTCCGGGGTCATGCTGACCTG GCCCGATGGCAACTCGTACCAGATGTTTAGGAACCAGTTCCTGTCGTACTCCATGTACCAGA GTTTCCTGCAGTTCCTGCAGTACTACTACCAGAGCGGCTGCCTGTACCGACTCCGAGCCCTCGGACAGAGACACAACCTGGACCTGACCGTGG AGGGCTTTCAGTCGTGGATGTGGCGCGGACTGACgtttctgctgcctttcctGTTCTTTGGTCAC TTCTGGCAGCTGTACAACGGGGTCTCCCTGATCGTAATCTCTCGGGGCTCAGACTGTGTCGAGTGGCAG GTGTCTGTTGCTGCCGTCTGCTTCGTGCTTCTGTTCCTGGGGAATTTCTCCACCACGTTGGCTGTGGTCCGGCATAAGCTGCAGAGTCAGAAAAAACCCAAGAGTCCGTGA